A genomic segment from Aegilops tauschii subsp. strangulata cultivar AL8/78 chromosome 1, Aet v6.0, whole genome shotgun sequence encodes:
- the LOC109771652 gene encoding uncharacterized protein isoform X2 has product MQTPALFMHNPHSQERRKHRRPRLPHTAVVQQDSSTPNDEQEMISAERQQVQNLFAKEMTIISWSTKKASILHPLISQLELGF; this is encoded by the exons ATGCAGACGCCGGCGTTGTTCATGCACAATCCACACAGCCAGGAAAGACGCAAGCACCGACGCCCCCGTCTTCCTCACACTGCAGTAGTTCAGCAG GATTCTTCTACCCCAAACGATGAACAAGAGATGATTTCTGCAGAGAGACAACAAGTTCAGAACCT GTTTGCTAAGGAAATGACCATAATTTCGTGGTCAACCAAAAAGGCATCTATTCTTCATCCCTTGATCTCCCAGCTAGAGTTGGG GTTCTGA
- the LOC109771652 gene encoding uncharacterized protein isoform X1, protein MQTPALFMHNPHSQERRKHRRPRLPHTAVVQQDSSTPNDEQEMISAERQQVQNLFAKEMTIISWSTKKASILHPLISQLELGF, encoded by the exons ATGCAGACGCCGGCGTTGTTCATGCACAATCCACACAGCCAGGAAAGACGCAAGCACCGACGCCCCCGTCTTCCTCACACTGCAGTAGTTCAGCAG GATTCTTCTACCCCAAACGATGAACAAGAGATGATTTCTGCAGAGAGACAACAAGTTCAGAACCT GTTTGCTAAGGAAATGACCATAATTTCGTGGTCAACCAAAAAGGCATCTATTCTTCATCCCTTGATCTCCCAGCTAGAGTTGGG GTTTTAA